From a region of the Ficedula albicollis isolate OC2 chromosome 1A, FicAlb1.5, whole genome shotgun sequence genome:
- the LOC101807930 gene encoding ADP-ribosylation factor-like protein 8A, with the protein MIPTVGFNMRKITKGNVTIKVWDIGGQPRFRSMWERYCRGVNAVVYMVDAADLEKVEASKNELHSLIDKPQLHGIPVLVLGNKRDLPGALDEKQLIEKLNLSAIQDREICCYSISCKEKDNIDITLQWLIQHSKSRNC; encoded by the exons ATGATTCCTACAGTAGGCTTCaatatgagaaaaataacaaaaggaaatgttacCATAAAG GTGTGGGACATTGGAGGACAGCCAAGGTTTCGGAGCATGTGGGAGCGTTATTGCAGAGGAGTCAATGCAGTTGT TTACATGGTGGATGCAGCAGACTTAGAAAAAGTAGAAGCTTCAAAGAATGAGCTACACAGTTTGATAGATAAGCCACAGTTGCATGGAATTCCA gtGTTAGTTCTGGGAAATAAACGAGACCTCCCAGGTGCACTGGATGAGAAGCAGTTAATTGAGAAATT aaaCCTTTCAGCTATTCAAGACAGAGAAATCTGTTGCTATTCTATTTCCTGTAAAGAGAAGGATAACATAG ACATAACATTACAATGGCTTATTCAGCACTCCAAATCAAGAAACTGTTGA